One window of Acidobacteriota bacterium genomic DNA carries:
- a CDS encoding FprA family A-type flavoprotein → MKPRRIRDGVLWMGAVDWNRRLFDSLIPLPDGTSYNAYLVQGTEKTALLDTVDPPMADMLERQLAGVDRIDYVISQHAEQDHSGTIPWVLTEYPESTLLCSAKAAPMLVDHLGVPGERIRVVTDGETLALGGKTLRFVYTPWVHWPETMVTHLAEDRILFSCDFFGSHLATSELCAGDNPYVLDAAKRYYAEIMMPFRKQIQNNLKKVRALEFDLIAPSHGPLFDQPERILAAYEDWVSDRVANLVVIPYISMHGSTEIMVDYLLAALAERGVRVEKFDLSVTDIGKLAMSLVDAATIVIGTPTVHIGPHPSVFAATHLANALRPKLKYAAVIGSYGWGTQAAEQIAGLIPNLKVEVLGTVMCKGVPRDEAFAALDALAAAIGEKHAAL, encoded by the coding sequence ATGAAACCGAGACGAATCCGTGACGGCGTGCTGTGGATGGGCGCGGTGGACTGGAACCGCCGGCTGTTCGATTCGCTGATCCCGCTGCCGGACGGCACCAGCTACAACGCCTACCTCGTGCAGGGCACGGAGAAGACGGCGCTGCTGGACACGGTGGATCCGCCCATGGCCGACATGTTGGAGCGCCAGTTGGCCGGCGTCGACCGGATCGATTACGTCATTTCGCAACACGCCGAACAGGATCACTCGGGCACCATCCCCTGGGTGCTGACCGAATACCCCGAATCTACCTTGCTGTGTTCCGCCAAGGCGGCGCCCATGCTGGTGGATCATCTGGGTGTTCCCGGGGAGCGGATCCGCGTCGTCACCGATGGCGAAACCCTGGCGCTGGGCGGCAAGACCCTCCGCTTTGTGTACACCCCCTGGGTGCACTGGCCCGAGACCATGGTCACGCACCTGGCCGAGGACCGCATCCTGTTCTCGTGCGACTTCTTCGGTTCCCACCTGGCCACTTCCGAGTTGTGTGCCGGCGACAACCCGTACGTCCTGGACGCGGCCAAGCGGTACTACGCCGAAATCATGATGCCGTTTCGCAAGCAGATCCAGAACAACCTGAAGAAGGTGCGGGCGCTCGAGTTCGACCTCATCGCACCGAGCCATGGCCCGCTGTTCGACCAGCCCGAGCGGATTCTCGCCGCTTACGAGGACTGGGTCTCGGACCGGGTGGCGAACCTCGTGGTCATCCCGTACATTTCGATGCACGGGAGCACCGAGATCATGGTGGACTACCTGCTGGCCGCGCTGGCGGAGCGGGGCGTGCGGGTGGAGAAATTCGACCTGTCCGTCACCGACATCGGCAAGCTGGCGATGTCGCTCGTCGATGCGGCAACCATCGTGATCGGCACGCCCACGGTGCACATCGGTCCCCACCCCAGTGTGTTCGCGGCCACCCACCTGGCCAATGCGCTGCGGCCCAAGCTCAAGTACGCCGCAGTCATCGGCTCCTACGGCTGGGGCACCCAGGCGGCGGAGCAGATCGCGGGGCTGATCCCCAACCTGAAGGTGGAGGTCCTCGGCACCGTCATGTGCAAGGGCGTCCCGCGCGACGAGGCGTTCGCGGCCCTCGACGCCCTGGCCGCGGCCATCGGGGAGAAGCACGCGGCGCTGTAA
- a CDS encoding DUF615 domain-containing protein yields the protein MKPKPPDDPRPPSRSQRKREVQALDPVVERVLRLDPAAVDRLGLPEPLRLAIGEGRRISAFSARRRHQRYLRRLLLEPEAEPLRQLAAQDGQAARREAARFHWLEEWRERLVAAGDPSLDEFLAAHPTADRQELRRLVLAAQRERRDGKPAGAGRALFRRLRAVTAADLEPPGDEPD from the coding sequence ATGAAGCCCAAGCCACCCGACGACCCCCGCCCGCCCAGCCGCTCGCAGCGCAAGCGCGAGGTGCAGGCCCTCGATCCCGTGGTGGAGCGCGTGCTCCGGCTCGACCCGGCGGCGGTGGACCGCCTGGGCCTGCCCGAGCCCCTGCGCCTGGCCATCGGGGAAGGCCGCCGGATCTCCGCCTTCAGCGCCCGCCGCCGGCACCAGCGCTACCTGCGCCGGCTGCTCCTGGAGCCCGAGGCCGAACCCCTCCGCCAACTCGCGGCGCAGGACGGTCAGGCGGCCCGCCGCGAGGCCGCCCGGTTCCACTGGCTGGAGGAATGGCGCGAGCGCCTCGTCGCAGCGGGTGACCCGTCGCTCGACGAGTTCCTGGCCGCGCACCCGACCGCCGACCGGCAGGAGCTGCGCCGGCTGGTGCTGGCCGCCCAGCGGGAGCGGCGCGACGGAAAACCCGCCGGTGCCGGCCGCGCCCTGTTCCGCCGGCTCCGGGCCGTCACCGCAGCTGATCTGGAGCCGCCCGGCGACGAGCCGGACTGA
- a CDS encoding DUF4097 domain-containing protein yields MTRYVLMVAILAVALTAAIPAAVVEKSFTVREDVSVKINTVAGNITVIAWDRSDEVRVKAEIVGDYVQPEFEQGEGWLRINEKHDSTVCDGHGAVHFEVYLPRTATLKGNTVSGDLSTDGVEGNLKLNTVSGQITARCTADYAGQLALNSVSGDLELDLGSGADARFHANTLSGKISCRQTLARMEKSDSFVSTQLRGELGSGRGHIKLNSVSGNITVK; encoded by the coding sequence ATGACACGCTATGTTCTGATGGTTGCGATTCTGGCGGTCGCCCTGACCGCGGCGATCCCGGCGGCGGTGGTGGAGAAATCCTTCACCGTCCGTGAGGATGTGTCCGTCAAGATCAACACGGTGGCCGGCAACATCACGGTCATTGCCTGGGACCGTTCCGACGAAGTCCGGGTGAAGGCCGAGATCGTCGGCGATTACGTCCAGCCCGAGTTCGAGCAAGGGGAAGGCTGGCTCCGCATCAACGAAAAGCACGACAGCACCGTCTGCGACGGCCACGGCGCCGTCCATTTCGAGGTGTACCTGCCCCGCACCGCCACGCTCAAGGGCAACACCGTCTCCGGTGACCTGTCCACGGACGGCGTGGAGGGGAATCTCAAGCTGAACACCGTGAGCGGTCAAATCACCGCCCGCTGCACGGCGGATTATGCCGGCCAGCTCGCCCTCAACAGCGTCAGCGGCGATCTGGAGCTCGACCTCGGCAGCGGGGCCGACGCCCGGTTCCACGCCAACACCCTGAGCGGCAAGATCTCCTGCCGGCAGACGCTGGCGCGGATGGAGAAGAGCGATTCCTTCGTCTCCACCCAGCTCCGGGGCGAGTTGGGGTCGGGGCGCGGCCATATCAAGCTCAACTCCGTCAGCGGCAACATCACCGTGAAGTGA